A window from Malania oleifera isolate guangnan ecotype guangnan chromosome 7, ASM2987363v1, whole genome shotgun sequence encodes these proteins:
- the LOC131159868 gene encoding uncharacterized protein LOC131159868: MQMEARVGVVEGGQRALSSCHGGVDGGARKFLQQQQSRQHHHQPEMSTVYQLLAGGVAGAFSKTCTAPLARLTILFQVQGMHSEVAVLSKASIWQEASRIANEEGFRAFWRGNLVTIAHRLPYSSVNFYAYENYKSWLQSIPALRSCNGSVRDFCVHFVGGGLAGITAASVTYPLDLVRTRLAAQTNAIYYRGIGHALRTICKDEGFFGLYKGVGPTLLGVGPGIALSFSVYESLRYSWQSRRPNDSSAMVSLVCGSLSGIASSTATFPLDLVRRRMQLEGAGGRARVYQTGLFGTIGHIMRTEGLCGLYRGILPEYYKVVPGMGIVFMTYETLKMLISRWGY; encoded by the exons ATGCAAATGGAGGCTCGAGTTGGGGTTGTTGAGGGAGGCCAGAGGGCTCTGAGTTCGTGCCATGGAGGCGTCGACGGGGGCGCGAGGAAGTTCCTGCAACAGCAGCAGTCTCGGCAACATCATCATCAGCCGGAGATGAGTACTGTGTATCAGCTTTTAGCCGGTGGCGTAGCAGGGGCTTTTAGCAAGACCTGTACGGCGCCTCTTGCTCGCCTCACCATCCTTTTTCAG GTGCAAGGTATGCATTCTGAAGTTGCAGTTTTGAGCAAGGCTAGCATATGGCAGGAAGCTTCACGTATTGCAAATGAAGAAGGGTTCAGAGCTTTTTGGAGAGGGAATCTGGTTACCATAGCACACCGTCTTCCTTATTCTTCAGTCAACTTCTATGCTTATGAAAACTACAAGAGT TGGTTACAATCTATTCCTGCTCTGAGAAGTTGCAATGGAAGTGTGAGGGATTTTTGTGTGCACTTTGTTGGTGGTGGGTTGGCCGGGATAACAGCTGCGTCTGTCACATACCCATTGGATCTTGTGAGGACACGCCTTGCAGCACAG ACAAATGCGATATATTATAGAGGTATTGGACATGCGCTGCGCACAATTTGCAAAGATGAAGGTTTTTTTGGTTTGTATAAAGGAGTTGGACCAACCTTGTTG GGGGTTGGACCTGGCATAGCACTAAGCTTTTCTGTTTATGAGAGCTTGAGATATTCTTGGCAATCTCGAAG GCCCAATGATTCTTCTGCCATGGTTAGTCTTGTTTGCGGCAGTCTTTCAGGAATTGCATCATCAACTG CAACATTCCCACTGGATCTTGTAAGGCGCAGAATGCAGCTGGAAGGGGCTGGTGGTCGAGCCCGTGTCTATCAAACTGGCCTGTTTGGGACAATTGGGCACATAATGCGGACCGAAGGCTTGTGCGGCTTGTATAGAGGGATACTGCCAGAATACTACAAGGTTGTACCTGGCATGGGAATAGTCTTCATGACATACGAGACACTAAAGATGCTTATTTCACGTTGGGGATACTGA